The following DNA comes from Terriglobia bacterium.
TTGCTTCCCAGGCCAGTCCGCCTTGCCCGAGGCTGAAGTATTGATAATTCAGCTTCATTGGAATGGAGCTGGGTGGAACAGCGACGTGGGTCAGGCTAAGTCCGGGAAGCGCCTGCCGTACGAGATGCTCGATGTGATCGGCAGAACATACTTTGATCAATTGCGGCGCCCGGGTTACTAACTCGGGCTGACTTACCTCGGCATTGATGGCGAGATACATCTTTGTGTTGTTCAGGTACTTATCATCGTTAATAGAGGCACCGTAGATGGAAGTCTTAATGAGCTTCAAAGGCAGCGAGACAAAGTTACTGGGGACCACGGTTTCCAGCAGAATGCGCAGCTTTTCATCCAGGTCGGAGAAGCAGAACGACAGATTATCGTGATCGTAGGTGGGGAGATCGCGAGGATGGATGACCGTCGAAAAAGTGGTGAGGGCGCCGGCTAGCTCGAGCAGGGTGGTGAAGAGCCGTTCGGGGTGGCCGGTCTTGGCGGCGAAGAGATGATTCAGCAGAGGGAAAGACGAATTGATGGTATAGAGCAGCCAAAAATTCGCGATATCCGCTGCGGTGAAGTCCGCGAGGCTCTGATTCTTTTGACGGCGCAACCCGGATAGCTGGCTGCTTTTGGCGGAGAGAATCTCGATGACGCGCCGCACCACGGAGAAGAGATAGGGATTGGCGGCAAAATCGAGCAGCGGAGGGACGAACACGGGATCGAGGCCGTAGGTCCCGGCGGGCGTGCGGCGAACAGTGGCGACGCGCAGCGCTGAATTTCCTTCACGCAGCTCTTCCCGCGTCAGGATGCGAAAGTTTTTGCGCGCGACTTGAACCGGCTTCTCGGAGAGTCCGGTATTTTCGTCGCGCATGAGGGTGTACTCGGCCCGATACCGGGTGTCGCCGTGGGCCTGCGGGGCCGAAACATTCATCCCTTTCTCGCGGTAAGGAGGAATGGCAAGAAACAAATCCAAGGTGTCTTTGTCTACTTCGAAGCAATCGACAATATCGCGCGGCGGAGGCGCCGGATCGGAATCGGGAATATCGAAGAGTAGTCCGTCGGCAACGATGCCGCTGGCGCGGCTGATGTGGAAGCTGCCGTTCGCAAGGGCCTCCTGATCCACGCTCAATTCGTGAAATCCCCAAGGCTGAAAGACCAGCGACTGCAGATAAAACTGCAGCGTACTTTCGATAAAGCGGTCCTGGATCTGGAGGTGCTGAGGCGTGAGAAAGGTGCCTTTGGACCAGATTACAGGCTGAAGCCGCTTCATAGGATTTTAAGTTAACAGACGCTCAGGTTGTAGCTTGGAGCCCAAGCTGCACACAGCTCCGATAACGGTCGGACGCCTTTTCGGGGTCTTCCACCACGGCGAGGATAATGCCGGCAGCCGCGATTTTTTGCGCGATCCGCGGCGGAGCCGGAACGGCGACAACTTCAGGCGGAGCGATGCTGCCTTCCGAGAAGAAGACAGCTATGGCAATGCAGCCGGCGGCGCTGGAGAGCCGCGCCTCTTCGGCGGCAGCCTGAGCGGCGCGGCGATGGGCGTCGGTCGGTTCGGCCAGCCATTTCTCCACCGCCAGCAACGCGTTCTGCTCCACCGGGGTTGCATTCGCCTGAAGCCGGCGCGCGCAGGAAAGCGACCAGACAATACAAGACCGGCCTTCGAGGGAATGCGCCAAGTACTTGATGGCATCCGGGAAAAGGCCAACACTCGACAGCTTTTCAACATTAGCCATGGGCGTGGAGTATTCGCTCAAAACGCATATTGCGTCGTCGCTTAATCCGGCTAATGCCAGCGTCTCAGAGGAAAGACCGCTCAACCGTTCTTTCGTTTCCGCCATCTTTTAATTAATCATGGTCATAGCGCCTTTGACGGTCATAATACCGTCGGCGCTGACCGTAGTCATGGCAGCTTTCGCTTCGAGCTGGATGGTTCCCTGAATGCTGATC
Coding sequences within:
- the tssK gene encoding type VI secretion system baseplate subunit TssK; its protein translation is MKRLQPVIWSKGTFLTPQHLQIQDRFIESTLQFYLQSLVFQPWGFHELSVDQEALANGSFHISRASGIVADGLLFDIPDSDPAPPPRDIVDCFEVDKDTLDLFLAIPPYREKGMNVSAPQAHGDTRYRAEYTLMRDENTGLSEKPVQVARKNFRILTREELREGNSALRVATVRRTPAGTYGLDPVFVPPLLDFAANPYLFSVVRRVIEILSAKSSQLSGLRRQKNQSLADFTAADIANFWLLYTINSSFPLLNHLFAAKTGHPERLFTTLLELAGALTTFSTVIHPRDLPTYDHDNLSFCFSDLDEKLRILLETVVPSNFVSLPLKLIKTSIYGASINDDKYLNNTKMYLAINAEVSQPELVTRAPQLIKVCSADHIEHLVRQALPGLSLTHVAVPPSSIPMKLNYQYFSLGQGGLAWEA
- a CDS encoding Twin-arginine translocation pathway signal, whose protein sequence is MAETKERLSGLSSETLALAGLSDDAICVLSEYSTPMANVEKLSSVGLFPDAIKYLAHSLEGRSCIVWSLSCARRLQANATPVEQNALLAVEKWLAEPTDAHRRAAQAAAEEARLSSAAGCIAIAVFFSEGSIAPPEVVAVPAPPRIAQKIAAAGIILAVVEDPEKASDRYRSCVQLGLQATT